In Nostoc edaphicum CCNP1411, the sequence GATGCAACAACGGCTCAACAACAAGCACTAGCTTTATTAAGTCAAACAGTAGATACCCAAGCTGCTGTTTTATCTTACGCAGATTGCTTTCGGGTAGTAGGGGTAGGCTTCCTTTGCTCATTACCTCTGTTGCTATTCTTGGGTAAAGGTGGTGCAGGAGTAAAAGCGCCAGTTGCTCACTAGTGTTCTGTCTCATTAGTTATGAGTGGTTAGCGGTGGTCAGATCCCCGACTTCTTGAAGAAGTCGGGGATCTCGTAGCCCAGCAAAACTACGTAAAAACACGGCTTCAGAATTAATCTCTGCTGAAAGTCACAGCAGAAAGTTCATACACACGGATTTATCTGGATAAAAAAGTAAAAGTCCCACTCAGTTTTGAACGGGACTATGTGAAGTCTTATTGCTAAAATTAGAAATTTTGATCTAGAAAAAGTTCATTATTGTGATGATGCCAACGCTTGTTAACATCATTAAAGCGCCCATAATTATAGATTGACCTAATGGATTGCTGAATTTTGCATTGTTCATTTAAGTAAAATCCCTTTTATTAATAGTTCCTTAACCATATCAAAATCAGTATAAATATCTATAAAACCATTGTAAAACTTAAATTACCGTAAAATTTCTTAGTAAATACTTATTTTTGAACTTAAGTATCAATTTTTACTTCTAATGATTTGTTCTTCTGGTCTGCCGACTTCCCATTCTCCAGTTCCACAACGTAGTAATTTCCGAACAGAATAAATACCTGAACTCCGAGCGGAATACGTGCCTTGATAAGATAAAATAAATCTTAATCAAGGTAAAAATATTTGAATAGAAGATTATCATGACAGCATCCACGGAATCTAGAAACCAAGCGATCGCTTTTGACCTAGAAAAATTAAATGAGCAATTTGAAACTGCCACTCCCAAAGAAATACTGGCATGGTCTATAGAAAATATCCCAACGGGACTGGTGCAAACAAGCGCCTTTAACGTGGATGACATGATAATTACCCATATTCTTTACAGTGAACTGAAGCATCCCGTTCCTGTGATCTTCCTCGACACCTTGCACCACTTCCCTGAAAGTTTAGAATTAGTAGCCAAAGCTATACAAATCTACAACCTGGATTTGCAAACTTTCAAAACTCCAGATGTAGACACCCGCGAAGCCTTTGAAGCCAAATACGGCGACAAACTCTGGGACAAGGATATTACCAAATTCCACCACATTACAAAAATTGAACCACTGCTACGAGGTCTGGACGAACTCAATAGCGTCGCCTGGATTACCGGACGCCGCCGTGACCAAGCAGTAACCCGTGCGAATATGCCCATATTTGAATTTGATGGTAAAGGTCGGCTGAAAGTAAATCCTATAGCTACCTGGACACGCAAAGACAGCTGGCTTTACGTGGCTGAACACGGAGTTATCTACAACCCCCTCCACGACCAAGGTTATCCCAGCATCGGCGACCAACCCATCACCACCAAAGTAGGCGAAGGCGAAGACGAACGCGCCGGACGCTGGCGGGGAAGTGATAAAACAGAATGTGGAATTCATATTTAGTCATTTGTCATTTGTCATTTGTCATTTGTCATTGGTCATTGGTCATTTGTCATTGGTCATTGGTCATTGGTCATTGGTCATTGGTCATTAGTATTTAGACAAAGGACTAAGGACTAAGGACTTATACCAATTTGAAAAAAGAATGCGACAAATAGACCATTTGTAGAGACGCGATGAATCGCGTCTTTACCCAAGGATGTGTTGCAATCATTAATTGAATTGGTATTATTTATAGCCGTTCTCAATTTGGAATACAGACCTAACCCCCCAGCCCCTTCCCTTCTAGCGTTGAGGAGTAAGATAAACTCAAAGCCTCTCTCCTTTTAGGAGAGAGGTGAAAATGTATTGCATACAAATGAGAACCCTATAGTCATTTGTCATTAGTATTAGACAAAGGATAAATGACTAAGAACAAAGGATAAATATGATTAAAATCCTCCACCTCTCCGACATCCACATGGGAAGCGGCTTTTCCCACGGACGAATTAATCCCGTAACTGGATTAAATACACGGCTAGAGGATTTTGTCAATACTTTGTCTATATGTATTGACCGAGCGCTGACAGATGCGGTTGATATGGTGATATTTGGTGGTGATGCTTTCCCGGATGCGACACCACCACCTTATGTACAACATGCTTTTGCCAACCAGTTTCGCCGTCTTATGGATGCCAATATTCCAACAGTGCTGTTGGTAGGCAACCATGACCAACATTCCCAAGGACAGGGAGGGGCGAGTTTAAATATTTATCGCACTTTGGGAGTGCCAGGGTTTGTTGTCGGTGATACATTAACTACTCACTGCATCCAAACCCGTAATGGCAAAGTGCAAGTAATCACCCTGCCTTGGCTGACTCGTTCCACCTTGATGACTCGCCAAGAGACAGAAGGTTTATCTTTAGCGGAAGTCAACCAACTATTAACGGAACGTCTGCGAGTTGTTTTAGAAGGGGAGGTTCGCCGTCTTGACCCCGATGTGCCTACTATTCTTTTGGCTCACTTGATGGCTGACAATGCAACCTTGGGCGCAGAACGCTTTTTGGCAGTAGGTAAAGGCTTTACTCTACCCCTATCTTTGCTGACGCGACCTTGTTTTGATTATGTAGCCTTGGGACATGTCCACCGCCATCAAAATCTGAATAAATCCAATAACCCACCGGTGATTTATCCAGGGAGTATTGAGCGGGTAGATTTTAGCGAAGAAAAAGAAGACAAAGGCTATGTAATGCTGGAACTGGAGCGGGGAAGCGCTAAGTGGGAATTTTGTCCCTTAACAGTTCGGACTTTCCAGACCATTGAGATAGATATCTCGAAAGCAGATGATCCGCAAGCGGTGTTAATGAAAGCGATCGCTAAGTATGATATTCAAGATGCTGTAGTGCGGCTAATTTACAAACTCCGCTCTGAACAGATGGATTTGATTGACAGTTCCTCTCTACATACTGCTTTAAGTCCCGCTCATACCTACACCATTCAAGCAGAATTAGTCAGTCAATTGGCTCGACCCCGCATTCCTGAATTGAGCGCAAGTAGCAGCATCGACCCAATGGAAGCGTTAAAAACTTACTTGAACAACCGTGAAGACCTAAAAGATATCGCAGCATCAATGATGGATGCAGCCCAGAAGTTACTAGCGGATGAAGTGGAAGTTTGGCTGGAAGCCGCAACTAATGAGTAGTATAAAGCCAATTAATTTACTATACTCCACTCCCCAAAACTTATGACACAAACAATCCAAGCAAAGGACACTGACTTACGCTATTTAATCGATAACTTTGGTATTCAGTTAGTTTTAGATGAATCATTCTTTCATGAATGGCAAGAAGATTTAGCAGAAATTAATGATTTAGACAAACAACTCTTAGACAAAGTTAAAATGGGTTATTTAAATCTTCTTAATTACCCACCTTTGCTAGAAGATGTAGTTAGAATGGCAGTTGTAGACCCATTACTTTTTATCGGGGATTTTTATCTAGCCCCGTTTTATGTAAAATCAGAAGAATCTATAGATATTGCTGTGCCAGATGAAGATGTAATTATTAAAGGTAGAATGGATACCTTAGTTTTGAAAGAGCAATTATGGGTGATGATTATTGAATCTAAAAGAGCTTCCTTTTCAGTTGAACAAGGACTTGCACAAATTCTTGCTTATCTGTTAGGGAATTCATATACTGATAAACCCAACTTTGGTATGATTGCCACAGGCAGCGAATTCATTTTCGTCAAATTAGTGAAAGGAAATTCACCACGTTATGCTTTATCAAAGGGTTTTTTGATGCGAAACCCTGGAAATGAATTGTACGACGTACTACGTATCTTGAAACGCCTGACTCAGTTGGTGAGTGCTTAAATCTTATGGCTTGATTATATTTTCTCACGGTTGGAGCGATCGCTCTTTCAATAATGAGAGAATATAGTATAACTTCAGGGAAGTTCATAATGAAGCGAGAATTTAATGTAATTCTCGAACGGGATGCAGATGGCTACTTTGTTGCTTCCGTCCCAAATCTTCCTGGTTGTCATACGCAAGCTAAAACTTTAGATGAGTTAATGGAGCGTATTAGAGAAGCGATTGAACTTTGTTTAGAATTTGAGGACGAACAGCAAGATTCACTCGACTTTATTGGTATTCAACGAGTTGTAGTTGAGATATGAGTCAATTCCCAAGCTTCACAGGAAGGGAAGTTATTGCAATGAGTGCGATCGCAAAATATGATACTCAAGATGTTGTAGTGCAGCTACTTTGTTTTAAAAAAAGCTTTATTAGCTAAAAAAAATCGAGTTTATACTGTTATTTTGTATTACTTATTACATATTTTTATCAGATTTTATGTATGTGTGCAATCAGATTGTCTCCCTTTGCAGTAGAAAAACCCATTTCTTGAAATTCCTTGGTAAATCAGACTTTTGATGATAAATTGCTCACCTAGTAAAAAAATTGAAGCTAGATGATAAATATTATTCTATATACCCTATAATTCTTTTAATTACGGTATACATCTAGAAATACCGTAGATTTAGGGGTGAATTCTGATGAGCAAGTCGCAACAACCAACACAATTAAGTCAATACCTAAGTGAAGGGATACAGGCTTATGTCATGAAAGCTTTGCAGACTATACAACTCTGGCATCAACACACGATTAGAAGTTGGTTGAATAGACACACTGTGCAAAGTTTTGTAAGTCTATTTCTAATAGGTACTTTTTTGAGTATAGCAGTTGCCTCCTGCTCTGGAAGCAGTTCAGCTAGCAAGAATGATGTTAATTTAAAACTCGTTTCATTCTCTGTTACCAAAGCCGCTCATGACCAGATAATTCCCAAATTTGTCGAAAGCTGGAAGAAAGAACACAACCAAAACGTCACCATTGAGGCGACTTATGGGGGTTCTGGCGCTCAAACAGCAGAAGTTATTGCAGGTTCGCAGGAAGCAGATATAGTACATTTGGCACTCCCCCTAGATGTCATTAAAATTCAGCAAGCAGGTTTGATTAAATCAGGTTGGGAAATCAGATATCCAAGAAATGGTATTGTCAGTAAATCTGTAGCTGCGATCGTTACTCGTGAAGGTAATCCCAAAAATATTCAGACTTGGGCAGACTTAGCAAAAGATGGTGTAAAAATAATTGCAGCTAACCCAAAAACTTCTGGTATTGCTATCTGGGAATTCTTGGCTTTTTGGAGTTCTGTGAGTTTAACAGGTGGTGACGAAACCGCAGCATTGGATTATGTCACCAAAGTTTATAAGAACATCCCGGTATTGACGAAAGATGCCCGTGAAGCTAGCGATTCATTCTTCCAACAAGGCGAGGGAGATGTCTTAGTTAACTACGAAAATGAAGTAATTTTGGCGCAAATAGGTGGATTGAAACTGCCTTATGTTGTACCTCAAGTTAATATTTCCATCGATAATCCTGTGGCTCTAGTTGATAAAAACGTTGATAAACACGGTACAAGAGAAGTTGCACAAGCATTTGTGAATTTTCTTTACTCAACAGAAGCTCAACGAGAATTTGCCAAATTACAGTATCGTCCTGTTAACCCCACTGTCACCCAAGAAGTAGCGTCAAAACAACCGCCAATTCAAACTTTATTTACCTCTCAAGATTTAGGTGGTTGGGAGATTATCCAGAAAAAGTTTTTTGAAGATGGGGCAATTTTTGACAAAGTTCAAGCTGCTAGCAAAGCATGAACTTTATTTTTTCATGCAGCATTCCTTGTATAGTCACTTTCACTTTATCTCAATTGATAATTTATGAGCTTTCATCGCCGATTTAAAGATAGCTTTTTCTTCACATCTTTAATGGTTCTTGCCAGTAGCATCACTGCTTGTAACGGTGGACAAGAATTGAAAAGTCAGGTGAGTATTGATGGTGCAGCAGTAGGTTTTCCTATTTCTTTAGCAGTTGCAGAAGAATATCAAAAGGTTCAATCTGACGCAAAAGTTAGTGTTGCTTCCAGTGGTACGGGTGGAGGTTTCAGTAAGTTTTGTAATGGTGATATTGATATTGTTGGCGCTTCTCGTACTATCAGAAATGAAGAAATCAAAAAATGTAAAAGTAAGAATATTGAGTTTGTAGAGTTGCCTATAGGTTTAGACGGCGTAGCTGTAATTGCAAATCGTAAAAACGACTTTGCTAAATGTCTAACTATTAAGGAAATGAATACAATTTGGAGTGCTAAATCAGACGGCAAAATCTTGACTTGGAATCAAGTTAATCCTAAATTTCCTAAGCTACCACTGAAGCTTTATGCTCCGGCTTCTGATACGGGAACCTTTGATTATTTAACTCAAGCTGTTACTGGCAAAGCCAAGAATGGCCGCACCGACTACACTCCTAGTCATAATCAAAATCTGCTAGTGCAAGGTGTTTCTGGAGATGAATCAGCATTGGCCTATGTAGGGATATCGTACTACATTCAAAATCAAGAAAAGCTCAATTTAGTTGCTATCGAAAATCTCAAAGGAGAATGCAAAAAACCAGTTCCGTTGGATAATGTACTCAAAAATACCTATACACCTTTGTCTCGTCCCCTGTTCATATATGTCAGCAAGATATCTTTAGATAACAAACCAGCAGTCAAAGAATTTGTAGATTTTTATCTAGAAAATTCTTGGAAGTGGGTAGATGGTGCTGGATATGTAGCACTACCTGATGAAGCTTACGTCAAGGTAAAACAAAAGTTTGCTACTGGTGAAACTGGGACAAAATTTCAAAAAGCCAAACCAGGTGAACCAATTACAAACTTTCTTTAGACAAATATTCATTCAGATGCAACTTGATTTGTAGTCACAACTTCACTGTTTATGCAAAATTACACTTCTCAAGACGATCCTTATTTATTACCTAGACAATCACTAGACAAAGATATATCTGAAGATATATCAGAAAGGATTGTGGGAGCGATTTTATTTGCTTGTGCTTTAGTTTCTGTTTTGACTACCTTTGGTATTGTCATAATTATTTTTCAGGAGACATTTGGTTTTTTCCAAGAAGTTTCCTTTGCTCAATTCTTTCTTGATACTAAATGGACACCTCTATTTGCAGAGAGGCATTTTGGCATTTGGCCTTTAATTAATGGCACTTTCTTGACTACAGCTATTGCTATGTCAGTTGCGATTCCTTTGGGTTTATGTTCTGCCATTTATTTGAGTGAATATGCTCAACCCAAGGTAGCAGCAGTTTTACGTCCAGCCGTGGAACTTTTAGCAGGAGT encodes:
- a CDS encoding PstS family phosphate ABC transporter substrate-binding protein, translated to MSFHRRFKDSFFFTSLMVLASSITACNGGQELKSQVSIDGAAVGFPISLAVAEEYQKVQSDAKVSVASSGTGGGFSKFCNGDIDIVGASRTIRNEEIKKCKSKNIEFVELPIGLDGVAVIANRKNDFAKCLTIKEMNTIWSAKSDGKILTWNQVNPKFPKLPLKLYAPASDTGTFDYLTQAVTGKAKNGRTDYTPSHNQNLLVQGVSGDESALAYVGISYYIQNQEKLNLVAIENLKGECKKPVPLDNVLKNTYTPLSRPLFIYVSKISLDNKPAVKEFVDFYLENSWKWVDGAGYVALPDEAYVKVKQKFATGETGTKFQKAKPGEPITNFL
- the cysH gene encoding phosphoadenosine phosphosulfate reductase yields the protein MTASTESRNQAIAFDLEKLNEQFETATPKEILAWSIENIPTGLVQTSAFNVDDMIITHILYSELKHPVPVIFLDTLHHFPESLELVAKAIQIYNLDLQTFKTPDVDTREAFEAKYGDKLWDKDITKFHHITKIEPLLRGLDELNSVAWITGRRRDQAVTRANMPIFEFDGKGRLKVNPIATWTRKDSWLYVAEHGVIYNPLHDQGYPSIGDQPITTKVGEGEDERAGRWRGSDKTECGIHI
- the sbcD gene encoding exonuclease subunit SbcD, translating into MIKILHLSDIHMGSGFSHGRINPVTGLNTRLEDFVNTLSICIDRALTDAVDMVIFGGDAFPDATPPPYVQHAFANQFRRLMDANIPTVLLVGNHDQHSQGQGGASLNIYRTLGVPGFVVGDTLTTHCIQTRNGKVQVITLPWLTRSTLMTRQETEGLSLAEVNQLLTERLRVVLEGEVRRLDPDVPTILLAHLMADNATLGAERFLAVGKGFTLPLSLLTRPCFDYVALGHVHRHQNLNKSNNPPVIYPGSIERVDFSEEKEDKGYVMLELERGSAKWEFCPLTVRTFQTIEIDISKADDPQAVLMKAIAKYDIQDAVVRLIYKLRSEQMDLIDSSSLHTALSPAHTYTIQAELVSQLARPRIPELSASSSIDPMEALKTYLNNREDLKDIAASMMDAAQKLLADEVEVWLEAATNE
- a CDS encoding restriction endonuclease subunit R, which codes for MTQTIQAKDTDLRYLIDNFGIQLVLDESFFHEWQEDLAEINDLDKQLLDKVKMGYLNLLNYPPLLEDVVRMAVVDPLLFIGDFYLAPFYVKSEESIDIAVPDEDVIIKGRMDTLVLKEQLWVMIIESKRASFSVEQGLAQILAYLLGNSYTDKPNFGMIATGSEFIFVKLVKGNSPRYALSKGFLMRNPGNELYDVLRILKRLTQLVSA
- a CDS encoding type II toxin-antitoxin system HicB family antitoxin, translated to MKREFNVILERDADGYFVASVPNLPGCHTQAKTLDELMERIREAIELCLEFEDEQQDSLDFIGIQRVVVEI
- a CDS encoding sulfate ABC transporter substrate-binding protein translates to MSKSQQPTQLSQYLSEGIQAYVMKALQTIQLWHQHTIRSWLNRHTVQSFVSLFLIGTFLSIAVASCSGSSSASKNDVNLKLVSFSVTKAAHDQIIPKFVESWKKEHNQNVTIEATYGGSGAQTAEVIAGSQEADIVHLALPLDVIKIQQAGLIKSGWEIRYPRNGIVSKSVAAIVTREGNPKNIQTWADLAKDGVKIIAANPKTSGIAIWEFLAFWSSVSLTGGDETAALDYVTKVYKNIPVLTKDAREASDSFFQQGEGDVLVNYENEVILAQIGGLKLPYVVPQVNISIDNPVALVDKNVDKHGTREVAQAFVNFLYSTEAQREFAKLQYRPVNPTVTQEVASKQPPIQTLFTSQDLGGWEIIQKKFFEDGAIFDKVQAASKA